In Anaerobaca lacustris, the sequence GTGACATCGCCCTTGCCGTAGGCGTGCGGCGCATCGTACTTGTACACGAAGTCCGTTCCGAGGAACCGGCTGTGGCCGTCAAACCAGCCGTCGTTGATTCCGTCGTCCCACTCGTCTTGGTGCCGCCCGTAGCCGTGGAACAGGCCGAACTGGGTCTCGTGGTGTCCCGGCAGGCGAGGGGAGAACTTGGCCCACTGGAGCCAGAGGCGCGGACCGCCGTGGTCGCGAAGCGCATTGTCGCTGTCGTCGCGGCCGAGGTACCCGAACATGTTCTCGTTCTCGCCTTGGAGGACCTCGGTGCCCAGCAGCAGGTGAAACGGCGTAGGCGCCAGCCAGGACAATTGGGCGCCTTTCTCGACGAGGCCGCCGTCGCCGAAGATCAGGCCCGACACGAGGGGCCGATCCACGAAGTCCCAGTCGTGGGGGTGCTGGGAGTTGCTTCGACTGAATTCCGAGAGGAACTTGCCGCCCTTCAGTTGCAGGCCGTAGGGCAGCCCGGTCGTCTGAACGACCGCCTCCTCCAAAACGGCCTCGTCCTCGGTGACGACGATGCTGGTGTACGCCCGGAAGTAGGGATCGACTGTGCTCGAAAGGAACAACTCCGCCTCGCGCAGGTTGAAGCCGTCGTCGAAGCCTCCCGGCTCGCGGACCGGGCCGAACCCGTCGGTTCCTTCAAGGATGCGGCCGATACCGCGACGCGCGTCATCGCTGTGAACCATCGAATCGATCACAACGCTGATGTCCGGGTTGAGACTCTGAATCGCGCTGGCCAGCCCCGAGGACGGTGCGGCCACGCTGATCGGCTGGTCTTGTTCACGAATCTGGTTGAGCATCGCCTGCAAGGGGTCGTCGCCGGCAAACGCGGACATGGACCCGATCAGGACGGCAGCTACGATGGCGACGATGAAGTCCTGGTATGTTGAAACCATGCATGATCCTTCTGAAAGCGTGATCTCTTGCTGCACATGGCAGGGACGAATCCTCGTTTGCCCCTGTATTGTCACGAAAACGCAGTGGTTTTCAGTGGGTGCGAGACAACGGGCCGTACAGAGAGAGGGCGGGTGGGCCGCGAGGAGACGCGGCTTTCAGAAAGTCCTGAGGGATGACCTGATGGCCTGGTTTGGCCAGGCCGATTGTGCTTGTGTCGGCGATGGCGAGGGGCGTCGCCGTCGCAGGGGTGGGCGACCGGAACACCTTCAGAAACCGGCAGATGGGGCATTCGTCTTCGTCCGTCTGCTCGGCCGAGGGGCCGCCTTCTGAGCCTGTCGCTGCGATTCTCAGATTGCCGAATCCCACCTCGGCGACAGGCGGCGGGTCGTCCAGCTCGTCGTGGAACATCGGATGGACCAGATGCGCTCCCA encodes:
- a CDS encoding TonB-dependent receptor, with protein sequence MVSTYQDFIVAIVAAVLIGSMSAFAGDDPLQAMLNQIREQDQPISVAAPSSGLASAIQSLNPDISVVIDSMVHSDDARRGIGRILEGTDGFGPVREPGGFDDGFNLREAELFLSSTVDPYFRAYTSIVVTEDEAVLEEAVVQTTGLPYGLQLKGGKFLSEFSRSNSQHPHDWDFVDRPLVSGLIFGDGGLVEKGAQLSWLAPTPFHLLLGTEVLQGENENMFGYLGRDDSDNALRDHGGPRLWLQWAKFSPRLPGHHETQFGLFHGYGRHQDEWDDGINDGWFDGHSRFLGTDFVYKYDAPHAYGKGDVTVQGEYMYREKDLNLKASQSSPALVGNSRLDQQDGLYLQGTYGFAPRWRAGLRWDHVGLTNRSRRPDRTTQRFGETHRLSAMVDFSPTEFSRLRLQVNRGEYFVDGDREEVYQVFFQALFTLGAHGAHKF